A genomic window from Flintibacter sp. KGMB00164 includes:
- a CDS encoding DNA gyrase subunit A — MAKKKTPQEGKKFDNPNVMGLHAEVLEQPITETLELNYMPYAMSVIVSRAIPEIDGFKPSHRKLLYTMYQMKLLGGARTKSANVVGQTMKLNPHGDAAIYDTMVRLSRGYGALLHPFVDSKGNFGKVYSRDMAWAASRYTEVRLDAICGELFRDIDQDTVDFVDNYDGKMKEPTLLPTTFPNVLVSANQGIAVGMASNLCGFNLGEVCDTTIAYLKDPECDLMATLKGPDLPTGGELIYDEKALGEIYRTGRGSFKVRSKWRYLKSENLIEIYEIPYSTTSEAIMDKVAELIKAGKIKEIADMRDETDLSGLKLTIDLKRGTDPDKLMAKLFRATPLMDSQSCNFNILIAGMPRVMGVREILEEWTAWRMDCVRRRVYHEMKKKEDKLHLLKGLRRILLDIDRAIAIIRETEEDAEVVPNLMIGFGIDQIQAEYVADIRLRNINKEYILKRTQEVEALEGEIADLQATVNDPKRIRKIITKELTDVKKKYAQPRRTDIVYEHMLEEEPQEDETPDYPVNLFLSREGYLKKITPQSLRMASDQKYKEGDGPFLQWEATNRDELLVFTDKQQCYKTRLSEFDDSKASVLGDYLPTKLAMEAEERVLWACISGDYSGQLLFFFENGKVARVELSAYQTQTRRKKLTGAYSDKSPLVSALLLREDLEMAVYSSDGRCMIFHTAALAPKTTRTTQGVNVMALKPKRVVTDAKPLADTPIVNLSRYRARSLPIAGALLREEDRGETQMSLLEPESK; from the coding sequence ATGGCAAAAAAGAAGACCCCTCAGGAGGGGAAAAAATTCGATAACCCCAACGTCATGGGGCTGCACGCCGAGGTGCTGGAGCAGCCCATTACTGAGACGCTGGAACTGAACTATATGCCCTACGCCATGAGCGTCATCGTCTCCCGGGCCATCCCGGAGATCGACGGCTTCAAGCCCTCCCACCGCAAGCTCCTGTACACCATGTACCAGATGAAGCTGCTGGGCGGGGCTCGGACCAAGAGCGCCAACGTGGTGGGGCAGACCATGAAACTCAATCCCCACGGCGACGCGGCCATCTACGACACCATGGTGCGCCTCAGCCGGGGCTACGGGGCGCTGCTGCACCCCTTTGTGGACTCCAAGGGTAACTTCGGTAAGGTGTACTCCCGGGACATGGCCTGGGCGGCCAGCCGGTACACCGAGGTGCGCCTGGACGCCATCTGCGGCGAGCTGTTCCGGGACATCGACCAGGACACCGTGGACTTTGTGGACAACTACGACGGCAAGATGAAGGAGCCCACCCTGCTGCCCACCACCTTCCCCAACGTGCTGGTGAGCGCCAACCAGGGCATCGCCGTGGGTATGGCCAGCAACCTGTGCGGCTTCAATCTGGGAGAGGTGTGCGATACCACCATCGCCTATCTGAAGGATCCGGAGTGCGACCTGATGGCCACCCTGAAGGGGCCTGATCTGCCCACCGGCGGCGAGCTCATCTATGATGAGAAGGCGCTGGGAGAAATTTACCGCACGGGCCGCGGCTCCTTTAAAGTGCGTTCCAAGTGGCGCTATCTGAAAAGTGAAAATCTCATCGAGATCTATGAGATTCCCTACTCCACCACCTCCGAAGCCATTATGGACAAGGTGGCGGAGCTCATCAAGGCGGGCAAGATCAAGGAAATTGCCGACATGCGGGACGAGACTGACCTCTCCGGTCTGAAGCTGACCATTGACCTCAAACGGGGCACCGACCCGGACAAGCTGATGGCCAAGCTGTTCCGGGCCACCCCGCTCATGGATTCCCAGTCCTGCAACTTCAACATCCTCATTGCGGGCATGCCCCGGGTGATGGGAGTGCGGGAAATTCTGGAGGAGTGGACCGCCTGGCGTATGGACTGTGTGCGCCGCCGGGTGTACCATGAGATGAAGAAGAAGGAGGATAAGCTGCACCTGCTGAAAGGTCTGCGGCGGATCCTGCTGGACATCGACCGGGCCATCGCCATCATCCGGGAGACGGAGGAGGACGCGGAGGTGGTGCCCAACCTGATGATCGGGTTTGGCATCGACCAGATCCAGGCCGAATATGTGGCAGACATTCGCCTGCGCAACATCAATAAGGAGTATATCCTCAAGCGCACCCAGGAGGTGGAGGCACTGGAGGGAGAGATCGCCGACCTCCAGGCCACGGTGAACGATCCCAAGCGCATCCGTAAGATCATCACCAAGGAGCTTACCGACGTGAAGAAGAAGTACGCCCAGCCCCGGCGTACCGACATCGTCTACGAGCACATGCTGGAGGAGGAGCCCCAGGAGGACGAGACGCCCGACTACCCGGTCAACCTGTTCCTTTCCCGGGAGGGGTATCTGAAAAAGATCACGCCACAGTCCCTGCGCATGGCCAGTGACCAGAAGTATAAGGAGGGGGATGGTCCCTTCCTCCAGTGGGAGGCCACAAACCGGGACGAGCTGCTGGTGTTTACCGACAAGCAGCAGTGCTACAAAACCCGCCTGAGTGAGTTCGACGACAGCAAGGCCAGTGTTCTGGGCGACTACCTGCCCACCAAGCTGGCCATGGAGGCGGAGGAGCGGGTGCTGTGGGCCTGTATCTCCGGAGATTACTCCGGACAGTTGCTGTTCTTCTTTGAAAACGGCAAGGTGGCCCGGGTGGAGCTGTCCGCCTACCAGACCCAGACCCGGCGGAAAAAGCTCACCGGAGCCTATTCGGATAAGTCGCCCCTGGTGTCCGCCCTGCTGCTGCGGGAGGATCTGGAGATGGCGGTCTATTCCAGCGACGGCCGGTGCATGATCTTCCACACCGCCGCCCTGGCTCCCAAAACTACCCGCACCACCCAGGGCGTCAATGTGATGGCCCTTAAGCCCAAGCGGGTGGTGACCGATGCCAAGCCTTTGGCGGACACCCCCATTGTCAACCTGTCCCGCTACCGTGCCCGCAGCCTGCCCATCGCCGGCGCGCTGCTGCGGGAGGAGGACCGGGGAGAGACTCAGATGTCCCTGCTGGAGCCGGAGAGTAAGTAA
- a CDS encoding toprim domain-containing protein, translating into MAQKKASYGNESISALKGADRVRKRPGVIFGSDGLEGCEHAVFEIMSNAIDEAREGHGSLITVTRFLDKSIQVEDQGRGCPVDWNEKEQKYNWELVFCELYAGGKYGGDGDNYEYSLGLNGLGSCATQYASEFFDATIWRDGFKYSLHFEKGENVGGLKKEPTDRGKKTGSTFRWKPDLEVFTDIDIPVDYYTDVMKRQAVVNAGVTFRFKEETTPGKFITTDFQYENGILDYVTELAGEDPLTQPVFWQTERKGRDRDDKPEYKVKLSVSFCFSNRVSLVEHYHNSSWLEHGGSPEKAMKSAFVSAIDAYLKQQGKYQKNEAKITFNDVQDALVLVSNNFSTQTSYENQTKKAINNKFVQEAMTDFLRSQLEVYFIENPFDAQKIAEQVLVNKRSRETAERTRLNIKKKLTGSMDISNRVQKFVPCRTKDIERSELYIVEGDSALGSVKLARDGEFQAIMPIRGKILNCLKADYGKIFKSDIITDLLKVLGCGVEVHDKRAKDLATFDLANLRWNKIVICTDADVDGFQIRTLVLTMLYRLTPTLIQQGYVYIAESPLYEITCKEKTWFAYSDKEKNDIVATLEGKKYDIQRSKGLGENEPDMMWLTTMNPATRRLIKVMPEDVERTAQVFDLLLGDDLAGRKNHIADNGYKYLELADIS; encoded by the coding sequence ATGGCTCAGAAAAAAGCAAGCTACGGCAACGAATCCATTTCCGCCCTGAAGGGGGCCGACCGGGTACGGAAGCGGCCCGGTGTTATTTTCGGCTCGGACGGGCTGGAGGGATGCGAGCATGCCGTCTTTGAAATTATGTCCAACGCTATCGACGAGGCCCGGGAGGGCCACGGCAGCCTGATCACCGTCACCCGCTTTTTGGACAAATCCATCCAGGTGGAGGACCAGGGCCGGGGCTGTCCGGTGGACTGGAATGAGAAGGAGCAGAAGTACAACTGGGAGCTGGTGTTCTGCGAGCTGTACGCCGGCGGCAAGTACGGCGGAGACGGGGACAACTATGAATATTCCCTTGGTCTCAACGGCCTGGGCTCCTGCGCCACCCAGTATGCCAGTGAGTTCTTTGACGCTACCATCTGGCGGGACGGGTTTAAGTACTCCCTCCACTTTGAAAAGGGCGAAAATGTGGGCGGACTGAAGAAGGAGCCCACCGACCGGGGTAAGAAGACCGGCTCCACCTTCCGCTGGAAGCCCGATCTGGAGGTCTTTACCGACATCGACATCCCGGTGGACTACTACACCGACGTGATGAAGCGCCAGGCAGTGGTCAACGCAGGGGTGACCTTCCGCTTTAAGGAGGAGACCACTCCGGGCAAGTTTATCACCACCGATTTTCAGTATGAAAACGGAATCCTGGACTATGTCACCGAGCTGGCGGGGGAGGATCCCCTCACCCAGCCTGTGTTTTGGCAGACCGAGCGGAAAGGCCGGGACCGGGACGACAAGCCGGAATATAAGGTAAAGCTGAGCGTATCCTTCTGCTTCTCCAACCGGGTGTCCCTGGTGGAGCACTACCACAACTCCTCCTGGCTGGAGCACGGCGGCTCTCCGGAGAAGGCCATGAAGTCCGCTTTCGTCTCCGCCATTGACGCCTACCTCAAGCAGCAGGGGAAGTACCAGAAAAACGAGGCCAAGATCACCTTTAACGATGTGCAGGACGCCCTGGTGCTGGTCTCCAACAACTTCTCCACCCAGACATCCTATGAGAACCAGACCAAAAAGGCCATCAACAACAAGTTTGTTCAGGAGGCCATGACCGATTTCCTCCGCTCTCAGCTGGAGGTCTACTTTATCGAGAATCCCTTCGATGCCCAGAAGATCGCCGAGCAGGTGCTGGTGAATAAGCGCTCCCGGGAGACTGCTGAGCGTACCCGGCTGAACATCAAAAAGAAGCTCACCGGCTCCATGGATATCTCCAACCGGGTGCAGAAGTTTGTACCCTGCCGCACCAAGGACATCGAGCGCAGCGAGCTGTATATCGTAGAGGGTGACTCCGCTCTGGGCAGCGTCAAGCTGGCCCGGGACGGAGAGTTCCAGGCCATCATGCCCATCCGAGGAAAAATCCTCAACTGTTTGAAGGCCGACTACGGCAAGATCTTCAAGAGCGACATCATTACCGACCTGTTAAAGGTGCTGGGCTGCGGCGTGGAGGTCCACGACAAGCGGGCCAAGGATCTGGCCACCTTCGATCTGGCCAACCTGCGCTGGAACAAAATCGTCATCTGTACCGATGCTGACGTGGATGGATTTCAGATCCGTACTCTGGTGCTCACTATGCTTTACCGCCTGACTCCCACCCTCATCCAGCAGGGCTATGTATATATCGCGGAATCTCCCCTCTATGAGATTACCTGCAAGGAGAAAACCTGGTTTGCCTACTCCGATAAGGAGAAGAATGACATTGTGGCCACTCTGGAGGGAAAGAAGTACGACATCCAGCGCTCCAAGGGCCTGGGCGAGAACGAGCCGGACATGATGTGGCTGACCACCATGAACCCGGCCACCCGCCGCCTCATCAAGGTCATGCCGGAGGACGTGGAGCGCACCGCTCAGGTCTTTGACCTGCTGCTGGGCGATGACCTGGCGGGCCGGAAGAACCACATTGCGGACAACGGCTATAAATATCTGGAACTGGCGGATATTTCGTGA
- a CDS encoding heavy metal translocating P-type ATPase, protein MKQTFNVTGMTCSACSAHVEKAVNKLEAVSKAEVSLMTNSMSVEYDSNAISPQDIIHAVEQAGYGASLPQKDKSAPLPDPNSQLAHELGAMKRRLIWSFVFLIPLFYISMGHMLGAPLPSFLVGMENALAFGLTQLLLTLPILYVNDTYYKVGFKTLWHRAPNMDSLIAVGSAAAVTYGIFAIYQIGYGLGHSDMELVERYHMDLYFESAGMILTLITLGKFLEKRSKGKTSQAINRLMDLAPKTAHVLRDGAEVEIPVEEVRVGDHIVVRPGQSIPVDGVVVEGSSAVDESALTGESLPVDKGPGDKVAAASMNRSGSFTFEALRVGEDTTLAQMIRLVEEAAASKAPIAKLADKVAGVFVPVVMAIAAVTALVWFFVGGYDVTKALTAGVAVLVISCPCALGLATPVAIMVGTGKGAENGILIKSAEALETLHSIDTVVLDKTGTLTQGKPVVTDILPGNETDEAGLLTLAACLEAPSEHPLATAIVEESRRRGLSSAAVTNFTAVHGRGVRANLKGHPFLAGNQAMMEEAGVSLGDFPQKAEKLAAQGKTPLYFADEKQVLGIIAVADTPKPTSAQAVSSFRQLGLDVVMLTGDNQRTADAIGKELGVTQVMAQVLPQDKEAKVRQLQEQGKKVAMVGDGINDAPALARADVGLAIGAGTDVAIESADIVLMKSDLLDAAAAVELSRATIRNIKENLFWAFFYNTLGIPLAAGVFYHWTHWQLNPMFAAAAMSLSSFCVVSNALRLRFFKSKFRPAPCAGACPAEQPEFDESNQINEKKGDEQTMEKKIQIEGMMCQHCVAHVEKALTALGGVSAAQADLEGKCATVTLSAPVSDEELKEAVTAAGYEVVGIQ, encoded by the coding sequence ATGAAGCAAACATTCAACGTAACCGGTATGACCTGCTCCGCTTGCTCCGCCCATGTGGAAAAGGCAGTCAACAAGCTGGAGGCCGTCTCCAAGGCCGAGGTCAGCCTGATGACCAACTCCATGTCGGTGGAGTACGACTCCAACGCCATCAGCCCCCAGGACATCATCCACGCTGTGGAACAGGCGGGCTACGGTGCCTCTCTCCCCCAGAAAGACAAATCCGCTCCCCTTCCCGATCCCAACAGCCAGTTAGCTCATGAACTGGGAGCCATGAAGCGGCGCCTCATCTGGTCCTTTGTCTTTCTCATTCCCCTCTTTTACATCTCCATGGGCCACATGCTGGGCGCTCCCCTTCCCTCCTTCTTGGTGGGCATGGAAAACGCGCTGGCCTTCGGCCTCACTCAGCTGCTGCTCACCCTGCCTATCTTATATGTCAATGATACTTACTATAAGGTCGGCTTCAAAACCCTGTGGCACCGCGCCCCCAACATGGACTCCCTTATCGCCGTAGGCTCGGCGGCGGCAGTGACTTACGGTATCTTCGCCATCTACCAAATCGGCTATGGCCTGGGCCACAGCGACATGGAGCTGGTGGAGCGCTACCACATGGACCTGTACTTTGAGTCCGCCGGCATGATCCTCACCCTCATCACCCTGGGCAAGTTTTTGGAGAAGCGCTCCAAGGGAAAAACCTCCCAGGCCATCAACCGCCTGATGGATCTGGCCCCCAAGACCGCCCATGTTCTCCGGGACGGCGCAGAGGTGGAGATCCCCGTGGAGGAGGTCCGGGTAGGCGACCATATTGTGGTCCGGCCCGGTCAGTCCATCCCGGTAGACGGTGTGGTGGTGGAGGGCAGCTCCGCCGTAGACGAGTCCGCCCTCACCGGCGAGTCCCTCCCGGTGGACAAGGGACCTGGTGACAAGGTGGCTGCCGCGTCCATGAACCGCTCCGGCTCCTTCACCTTTGAGGCCCTGCGGGTTGGCGAGGATACCACCCTGGCCCAGATGATCCGCTTAGTGGAGGAGGCCGCCGCCTCCAAGGCTCCTATCGCCAAGCTGGCCGATAAGGTGGCCGGAGTATTTGTCCCGGTGGTCATGGCTATCGCCGCCGTCACCGCCCTGGTGTGGTTCTTTGTGGGCGGCTATGACGTGACAAAGGCCCTCACCGCCGGTGTGGCCGTGTTGGTCATCTCCTGCCCCTGTGCTCTGGGGCTGGCCACCCCCGTGGCCATCATGGTGGGTACCGGCAAGGGGGCCGAAAATGGTATCCTAATCAAATCCGCCGAGGCACTGGAGACCCTCCACAGCATCGACACGGTGGTGCTGGACAAGACCGGCACCCTCACCCAGGGCAAACCGGTGGTCACCGACATCCTCCCCGGTAACGAGACCGACGAGGCCGGACTTCTCACTCTGGCCGCTTGCCTAGAGGCCCCCTCAGAGCATCCCCTGGCTACCGCCATTGTAGAGGAGAGTCGCCGCCGCGGCCTATCCTCCGCCGCGGTCACCAACTTTACCGCCGTCCATGGCCGGGGTGTGCGAGCCAATCTGAAGGGCCATCCTTTCCTGGCAGGCAATCAGGCCATGATGGAGGAGGCAGGCGTGTCCTTGGGCGACTTTCCCCAGAAAGCGGAGAAACTGGCCGCCCAGGGCAAGACGCCGTTGTACTTCGCTGACGAGAAGCAGGTGCTGGGCATCATTGCCGTGGCTGACACCCCCAAGCCCACCAGTGCCCAAGCGGTGTCCTCCTTCCGGCAACTGGGTCTGGACGTGGTCATGCTTACCGGCGACAACCAGCGCACTGCCGACGCTATCGGCAAGGAGCTGGGGGTCACCCAGGTCATGGCCCAGGTGCTTCCCCAGGACAAGGAGGCCAAGGTGCGCCAGCTCCAGGAGCAGGGCAAAAAGGTAGCCATGGTGGGCGACGGCATCAACGATGCCCCCGCTCTGGCCCGGGCCGACGTGGGTCTGGCCATTGGAGCAGGTACCGATGTGGCCATCGAGAGCGCCGATATCGTGCTGATGAAGTCCGACCTGCTGGACGCCGCCGCCGCGGTGGAGCTCAGCCGGGCCACCATCCGTAACATCAAAGAAAACCTGTTCTGGGCTTTCTTTTACAATACCCTTGGCATCCCTCTGGCCGCCGGTGTATTCTACCATTGGACCCACTGGCAGCTTAACCCCATGTTTGCCGCCGCAGCTATGAGCCTGAGCTCCTTCTGCGTGGTGTCCAACGCCCTGCGGCTGCGTTTCTTTAAGAGCAAATTCCGTCCCGCTCCCTGCGCCGGAGCCTGTCCTGCGGAACAGCCGGAGTTCGACGAGTCCAACCAAATCAACGAGAAAAAAGGAGACGAACAAACCATGGAAAAGAAAATTCAGATCGAAGGCATGATGTGTCAGCACTGTGTGGCCCACGTGGAAAAGGCTCTCACCGCTCTTGGCGGGGTCAGTGCCGCCCAGGCCGACCTGGAGGGCAAGTGCGCTACTGTCACCCTGTCCGCTCCGGTCTCTGACGAGGAGCTCAAGGAGGCGGTCACCGCCGCCGGCTACGAGGTGGTGGGCATCCAGTGA
- a CDS encoding metal-sensing transcriptional repressor: protein MKADHDQVTRLLKTARGQIDGILKMVEEDRYCLDVSNQLMATQSILKKANRMVLKAHMNSCVRQAVVSGDPEEKLNELALLLDKLAD from the coding sequence GTGAAAGCCGACCACGACCAGGTCACCCGCCTGCTGAAAACAGCCCGGGGACAGATCGACGGCATTTTGAAGATGGTAGAGGAGGACCGCTACTGCCTGGATGTATCCAATCAGCTCATGGCCACCCAGTCCATCTTGAAAAAGGCCAACCGCATGGTGCTAAAAGCCCATATGAACAGCTGCGTGCGCCAGGCAGTGGTCTCCGGCGATCCGGAGGAGAAGCTCAATGAACTGGCCCTGCTCTTGGATAAGCTGGCCGACTGA
- a CDS encoding HPr family phosphocarrier protein: MVCAKTTVLHESGLHMRPAQEFVSAVANYPCKVTIKVGDKSVNGKSILSVMAAGIKRDTPIEICCDGPEEQQALVAALKVLAAG, encoded by the coding sequence ATGGTATGTGCGAAAACCACGGTGTTACATGAAAGTGGACTTCATATGCGGCCCGCTCAGGAGTTTGTCAGCGCGGTAGCCAACTATCCCTGCAAGGTGACCATCAAGGTGGGAGATAAAAGCGTCAATGGAAAGAGCATCCTCAGCGTGATGGCCGCCGGGATCAAACGGGATACCCCCATCGAGATCTGCTGCGATGGTCCGGAGGAGCAGCAGGCTCTGGTGGCGGCCTTGAAAGTTCTTGCCGCCGGATAA
- a CDS encoding fructose-specific PTS transporter subunit EIIC translates to MGVADLLSPQRIELNLPLQDKQAVLERLVKLEGYGEAILDLEAFRRDMMAREAQGGTAVEAGVAVPHAKSAAVRYPSLAVVTLREGIDCGALDGVPSDIFFMIAAPADAELHMAVLARLTRLLLEPEFLEQLRQAITPEEFLEIVDEFEQRLPQLDSRWQEAPTAKVLAVTACPTGIAHTYMAADALERAGQRLGISVKVETQGAGGTKNKLTPQEIRQCTAVVIAAGREVDMSRFQGIKVLRVSVNEGIYRAEELVQKAASGDAPVYGGVDLPREVVRIERAGVRAYRQLMNGVSHMLPFVIGGGILIALAFLLDDLSLGYAHFGSNTPVSAWLRAMGQAALSFMLPILAGFTAVSIADRPGLMVGFVGGALAASGSTFAAPEGSGVAAGFLGAMIAGFAGGYLMLGLKKLLDRLPRAMEGVKPILLYPVAGLLMVGLFMCLINPFVGALNEALYGTLQTLGPESRVALGALLAAMMAIDMGGPFNKAAYLFGTSTLAALASGQRSDVMAAVMIGGMVPPLSIALATTFFKSRFTQEECKSGTVNYILGLCFITEGAVPFAAGDPLRVLPACIVGSAVSGGLSMLFGCALPAPHGGIFLCPVMINPGGYLAALAAGSLVGMVLLAVLKKKKDQPEPETVKKSGQ, encoded by the coding sequence ATGGGAGTTGCAGATCTGCTCAGTCCACAGCGCATCGAATTGAATCTCCCCCTGCAGGACAAGCAGGCCGTGTTGGAGCGGCTGGTGAAGTTGGAAGGCTATGGAGAGGCTATCCTGGACCTGGAGGCCTTTCGTCGGGACATGATGGCCCGGGAAGCTCAGGGGGGAACGGCGGTGGAGGCCGGTGTGGCGGTGCCCCACGCCAAATCTGCAGCGGTACGCTACCCCAGTCTTGCGGTTGTCACCTTGAGAGAAGGAATTGACTGCGGGGCTTTGGATGGGGTGCCCTCAGATATCTTTTTTATGATTGCAGCCCCCGCCGACGCAGAACTCCATATGGCAGTGCTGGCCCGGCTGACCAGGCTGCTTTTGGAGCCGGAATTTCTGGAGCAGCTGCGCCAGGCGATCACGCCAGAGGAATTTCTGGAGATTGTCGATGAGTTTGAGCAGCGCCTGCCCCAGCTGGACAGCCGATGGCAGGAGGCTCCCACCGCCAAGGTGCTGGCGGTGACCGCCTGCCCCACAGGAATTGCCCACACCTATATGGCAGCCGACGCTCTGGAGCGGGCGGGGCAGCGTCTGGGTATCTCGGTGAAGGTGGAGACCCAAGGTGCGGGCGGAACAAAGAACAAGCTGACCCCGCAGGAGATCCGGCAGTGTACCGCAGTTGTTATCGCTGCCGGACGGGAGGTGGATATGAGCCGCTTCCAAGGGATCAAGGTACTGCGGGTATCGGTGAACGAGGGAATCTACCGGGCAGAAGAGCTGGTACAGAAGGCCGCGTCAGGGGATGCTCCGGTATACGGCGGCGTGGACTTGCCCCGGGAGGTGGTACGCATCGAACGGGCGGGCGTACGGGCCTACCGCCAGCTGATGAACGGGGTAAGCCACATGCTGCCCTTTGTCATTGGCGGAGGAATCCTCATTGCGCTGGCCTTCTTGCTGGATGATCTGTCCCTGGGCTATGCCCATTTTGGTTCCAATACCCCGGTTTCGGCCTGGCTGCGGGCGATGGGTCAGGCGGCACTGAGCTTTATGCTGCCCATTCTGGCGGGATTTACCGCGGTGTCCATTGCCGACCGGCCCGGCCTGATGGTTGGATTCGTGGGAGGCGCGCTGGCGGCCTCTGGCTCCACCTTTGCTGCCCCAGAGGGATCCGGCGTAGCGGCGGGCTTTTTGGGGGCTATGATTGCCGGATTTGCCGGAGGCTACCTGATGCTGGGGCTGAAAAAGCTGCTGGATCGGCTGCCCCGGGCTATGGAGGGGGTCAAACCTATTTTGCTCTACCCGGTGGCGGGCCTTCTGATGGTAGGGCTCTTCATGTGTCTGATCAATCCTTTTGTGGGGGCACTGAATGAGGCGCTGTACGGTACGCTGCAGACCCTGGGACCGGAGAGCCGCGTGGCGTTGGGGGCGCTGCTGGCGGCTATGATGGCCATCGATATGGGCGGTCCCTTTAATAAGGCGGCCTACCTGTTTGGTACGTCTACGCTGGCAGCGTTAGCCAGCGGGCAGCGCTCGGATGTGATGGCGGCGGTGATGATCGGAGGCATGGTGCCCCCGCTGTCCATTGCTCTGGCCACCACCTTCTTTAAAAGCCGCTTTACCCAGGAGGAATGTAAGTCAGGCACTGTGAACTATATTCTGGGACTGTGTTTTATCACAGAAGGAGCGGTGCCCTTTGCCGCGGGAGATCCGCTGCGGGTGCTGCCGGCCTGCATTGTGGGATCTGCCGTATCCGGCGGGCTGTCCATGCTGTTTGGCTGTGCCCTTCCGGCACCCCACGGAGGAATTTTCCTGTGCCCGGTGATGATCAATCCCGGAGGATATTTGGCAGCCTTGGCGGCAGGATCCCTGGTAGGAATGGTGCTGCTGGCTGTGCTGAAGAAGAAAAAGGACCAACCGGAACCAGAGACTGTGAAAAAATCGGGTCAGTAA
- a CDS encoding alanyl-tRNA editing protein: MEKLYEAQPYLTHFSATVESCTQGKKGWDILLDQTAFYPEGGGQPYDTGTLGGVPVLEVHQREGRVVHTCAAPLEAGSQVEGQIDWPRRFDLMQHHSGEHIVSGIAHSLYGCDNVGFHMGSDVITIDLNVELTPEQVAQLEARANQYIWEDHPIAVTYPTPQELEVLEYRSKKALTGQVRIVSFPGADTCACCGTHVSSSGQVGLVKLLSCQKFRDGVRIELVCGKRALDYLSQVWEQNHQISNLLSAKTMQTSGAVRRLLDENAALKSRILTMEERQFAALAQRYTGQGDVVVFEEGLSPDSLRRLCGAVQAACGGRCACFSGEDGAGYQYAVGQPGGDLRPLAKALNQALQGRGGGKPDFIQGTVSAPREQILTFFQEHV, translated from the coding sequence ATGGAAAAGCTCTATGAAGCACAGCCCTACCTCACCCATTTTTCTGCCACGGTGGAGTCCTGTACCCAGGGCAAAAAGGGGTGGGATATTCTCTTGGACCAGACCGCCTTTTACCCCGAGGGCGGCGGACAGCCCTATGACACCGGCACGCTGGGAGGTGTACCGGTGCTGGAGGTCCACCAGCGTGAGGGGCGGGTCGTCCACACCTGCGCCGCTCCACTGGAGGCAGGCAGCCAGGTGGAGGGGCAGATCGACTGGCCCCGCCGCTTTGATCTCATGCAGCATCACTCTGGAGAGCACATCGTCTCCGGCATCGCCCACAGCCTCTACGGCTGTGACAATGTGGGCTTCCACATGGGCAGCGACGTGATCACCATTGATCTGAATGTAGAGCTCACTCCGGAGCAGGTGGCCCAGCTGGAGGCACGGGCCAACCAGTACATCTGGGAGGACCATCCCATCGCCGTCACTTATCCTACTCCCCAGGAGTTGGAGGTGTTGGAGTATCGTAGCAAAAAGGCCCTCACCGGCCAGGTGCGCATCGTCTCCTTCCCTGGAGCCGACACCTGTGCCTGTTGCGGCACCCATGTATCCTCCTCGGGACAGGTGGGGCTGGTCAAGCTGCTCTCCTGCCAGAAGTTCCGGGACGGGGTACGCATCGAGCTGGTATGCGGCAAGCGGGCATTGGACTACCTGTCTCAGGTCTGGGAGCAGAACCATCAGATTTCCAACCTGCTCTCCGCCAAAACCATGCAGACCAGCGGGGCAGTGCGCCGCCTGCTGGATGAAAACGCCGCCCTCAAGTCCCGCATTCTCACCATGGAGGAGCGGCAGTTTGCCGCTCTGGCCCAGCGGTATACTGGCCAAGGGGATGTGGTGGTCTTTGAAGAAGGCCTGTCCCCCGACAGCCTGCGCCGTCTGTGCGGCGCGGTACAGGCCGCATGCGGCGGGCGCTGCGCCTGCTTCTCCGGAGAGGACGGCGCAGGTTATCAATATGCGGTGGGCCAGCCCGGCGGAGACCTGCGTCCCCTGGCCAAGGCCCTGAACCAGGCTCTCCAGGGCCGTGGCGGCGGCAAGCCCGACTTTATTCAAGGTACCGTCTCTGCCCCGCGTGAGCAGATCCTGACCTTCTTCCAGGAGCACGTATAA